The Penaeus vannamei isolate JL-2024 chromosome 39, ASM4276789v1, whole genome shotgun sequence genome window below encodes:
- the LOC138859952 gene encoding uncharacterized protein, translated as MATAMEASAPPSAGPSLPPKASAASRSRILKGAESAGRVRSSRDRRLRTRKSRRPRRHNSAPSCPLARHRHPPRPRPCLLTPPVPPPASLAPRAPASPRRPSLRPRPCLPTPPVPPPAPLPPHAAHPSARAPASPRRPSLCPRPCLPIAAHPSARAPASPRRPSLRPRPCLPTPPVPLPAPPASPRRPSLCPRPCLPTPPVPLPAPLPPHVARPSARAPASHAAHPSARAPCLPTPPVPLPAPLPPRRPSLRPRPCLPMPPVPPPAPLPPHAARPSARAPASPRRPSLRPRPCLLTPPAPLPPPHTPPPLPPTPPAPLPPHAARPSARAPASSLDPRPCLFTPPRCSRHAR; from the coding sequence ATGGCGACGGCGATGGAGGCGTCAGCTCCGCCGAGCgccggcccctccctccctccgaaggCGAGCGCGGCGTCGAGGTCCCGGATCCTGAAGGGCGCGGAGTCAGCTGGCCGAGTCCGTTCGTCCCGGGATCGCCGTCTGAGGACCCGTAAATCTCGCCGTCCGCGCCGCCATAACTCAGCCCCGTCCTGCCCGCTTGCCCGCCACCGCCATCCTCCACGCCCGCGCCCCTGCCTCCTCACGCCGCCCGTCCCTCCGCCCGCGTCCCTGGCTCCCCGCGCCCCTGCCTCCCCACGCCGCCCGTCCCTCCGCCCGCGCCCCTGCCTCCCCACGCCGCCCGTCCCTCCGCCCGCGCCCCTGCCTCCCCACGCCGCCCATCCCTCCGCCCGCGCCCCTGCCTCCCCACGCCGCCCGTCCCTCTGCCCGCGCCCCTGCCTCCCCATCGCCGCCCATCCCTCCGCCCGCGCCCCTGCCTCCCCACGCCGCCCATCCCTCCGCCCGCGCCCCTGCCTCCCCACGCCGCCCGTCCCTCTGCCCGCGCCCCCTGCCTCCCCACGCCGCCCGTCCCTCTGCCCGCGCCCCTGCCTCCCCACGCCGCCCGTCCCTCTGCCCGCGCCCCTGCCTCCCCACGTCGCCCGTCCCTCCGCCCGCGCCCCTGCCTCCCACGCCGCCCATCCCTCCGCCCGCGCCCCCTGCCTCCCCACGCCGCCCGTCCCTCTGCCCGCGCCCCTGCCCCCACGCCGCCCATCCCTCCGCCCGCGCCCCTGCCTCCCCATGCCGCCCGTCCCTCCGCCCGCGCCCCTGCCTCCCCACGCCGCCCGTCCCTCCGCCCGCGCCCCTGCCTCCCCACGCCGCCCGTCCCTCCGCCCGCGCCCCTGCCTCCTCACGCCGCCCGCGCCCCTGCCACCTCCTCACACTCCGCCGCCCCTGCCTCCCACGCCGCCCGCGCCCCTGCCTCCTCACGCCGCCCGTCCCTCCGCCCgcgcccctgcctcctccctcgaCCCACGCCCCTGCCTCTTCACGCCGCCACGCTGCAGTCGCCACGCTCGTTAG